The window ACATTTCCGATCGACACGGATCAAGGCGGGCCATAATTGTCCTCTGGTGGGTTCTAGGAGCCGGGTCGGTGTTTGCCCTCCTGTTTTCTAACAATCACCTTACAAATCTCTCTTTCGTCTCAGCCGCGGGCTTCTTCATCATCGGGGGGCAGTTCGTTCTGAATAACTTCACTGCCAGCGCCTATGAAACCAGGGTCAGAGCGACTGCGGTCGGGATGGAGCTTAGCGTTGGGCGCATTGGAGCAATCCTGGGGCCGTGGCTGACGGGACTCCTTCAAGAGCTGTATGCCGGCCCGACTGCCATGTTCCTGGCGATCACAGTCGCCGCTCTCATTGCGGCCGTGGCTATGGCTCAGGCCCAGGGCGAGAGTCAGCTAGTCCGCCATGAAGGTGGGGGGCGGGAGGCGACGCCGGCGACTGAGGGGCGTCGACTGATGGGAACATCGAAGAATCGCTCATGAGCTAGAAACAGACGCAAAGGCCACGCATCAAGAATAGTGCTCGCCCGGGACACTCGGCGAGAAAATCAGTTCCCCCTGGTGGGACGATCGACGTTGCGACCAGCAGAGGCTGCCCAAGGCTGTCGGACCTGCCTCGGCGTGGGTTCGTGGTACCGTGGCATCCTGACTCGCCCTCATGACGGGCGCTACGGCCAGGAGGGCCGGAAGTAAGGCACGTGGAGCGTCGAGACCCCCGCCGACGCTAGGCGGACGCCGCGGGAAGCGTGAACGGCACATTCAGGACGCCGACTCCGATGTGTTGAGTGCGGATAGAGAGTGGCGGTAGGCTAACGTCACAAAGAGGGGCGCGCCGCCGCTCATGCCGTACGCTAGGTGACCCCTTCATGCGGGGCTTGCCATGACCGAAGTGTGGGGGCAGATCCTCCTTAAAGCCCTATTGCTGTTCACCGTACGTCACGAAGAGTTTCTTCCAGCGGCCCCTCTGCAGTTAGGGACGGCCATCGTAGCCATTCGGACGGAGGATCTGCTGGTGGTGGCTGCGGACAGCAAGACTACGCGCCTCGATGCACCCGACGTATCCACCAACACCTGCAAGATCCAGGAGGCGGCAGGCGTGTTTTTCGCTGTCGCCGGGCTGCGTAGAAGCACGGACGGCGACTTTGACGTTCCGTCCCTGGCCGCCCGCGCTTGCCGGGCGTCGGGTAATCTAGACGATAAGGTTGCGAGCTTCGAGGAAGCCATGCAAGGGCCTCTCAAGGCAGCGCTTGTACAGATTCGTGATACCGCTCCTGACTACTACCGTGGTCGCGAGCGGAGACACGCAGCCTTCGTGGAGGTCGCCTTCTTCGCAAATGAAGCCGGTAAGCCGAGGTTCCTGGTAAGGGACTTCAAGGCGAGGGAATCGGAGCAGAAAGGACTATCGATCGAGGTTGGCGGCGCAGAACTCCCGAGCCCAGGATATGCCTTGATGGGCGAAGCTCGAGAGATGCGGAACTTTTTGGAGGCGAATCCGATAGTCGACCGGATGAACCCCATCGAGGGCGCCCGGGCGGTGCTGGATCGAGCGGCTACCGCCCACCCGGAGACAGTCGGGCTCCCGATCGACATTGTTCAGCTGGACGGTCGGGCCGTCAGATGGGTCGATCGAAAGTCCGAGTGCAGTCACGAGCCTTAGGCCGGACGAGCGTCGAATGCTTTCTCCCTGCGGGCAGTCAGCTCGCGTCTGCGACTCGGGCGGAGCTCTGTCGAACAGGACTTCCACGAGTAAGAGGGGGTCCGAACGATGGGCTACGACCGAGTTGTATCGACAGGGCCAACATGGTTGTCGCTATCGGTAACTCGATCCGAGCGTCTGTTCTAGAGATCCGACGTCCGGCTCACCGACGGTTACCCCGTTAGATGCAAGGAGCATACGATGCCGCACCCCTCACGCCGTCGACATGCTGAGCGGCGGGGGCTTCGTCTCTCGAGGCACCACCCCTTGCCTGACGCCAAGCGCTCATTCTGTGACGCCTTCAGCGCTACGGATAGGCCGATTGACAGCCTTGCACCTGCATCACTTCTCGCCTGACGCGGAGATCGACGGGCAGAAACCAGCCGAGCATGGTATCCAGAAGGGCCCTGTCGCTGTCGGGGTGGCATGCGGGAGTTCTGCACAGAGTTGCCCTCCAGGCGGAGCGGCACTGGCCGGTGACGCAGATGAAACCTCGAGGACGCACGCGTCGTCCCACCCGACGAGGCAGCAGCGGGGATCGGCTGCGCACACGGCCGCCACCTCGGGGCCACAATCGGCGCCTAGGGCGAAGCCCGGCACGCAAGGATCGTGCAGGCACTTGGAGGGGCCGCCGGCAGCCACGCTGGTAGCGGCGTTCCTGGAGCCTCGGCGCGCGCCTTCGGTCTGCGTGCAGGGCACGCTCGTGAGCCGCCGAGTGGAAGCCTCCAGCTTGAACCGCTGTAAGTCCCACGTCCGGACTTCGGACCGCCGGCCGATCTCCCAGGTCGTGAACGTGGTCTGAAACATCGGCGGTGTGGATTGGCAGGAGCCCGAATCCCCCTGGACATCGGTGCGCACCACGTTCTCGCCGGAGTACGTGCCACCACCTTTATAGATCTCAACCGCCGACACGAATCCTGCGGGGTTGGGCCCGGCTACCGCCCGGTCCAGGTCGAGCAGGTTCGTCTCGAAGGGACCGTCGCCGTCGCCGTAGCGTTTCCCGACGATCCCGTTTGCGCCCTGGGCCACCTGGATCCAGAGCGCCTCGCGAAAGCCCGGCATGAATACGTTGTTCTTTGTCCACATCACTTGGCCGCCAACGAAAAATGCCTCGCGGGGCATCCCCACGATCAGCGAAGCTGCGGTGGTGAACTGCGCGGTGGTGTCCCATAGGACGACTCCGCTGGACAAGTTCAATGTGGCCTCGTCGAGCACCGCCGACAGCACCACCGCGTTCAATTGCGCAAGGCAGTTCGCAGTGATGCAGAACTTGAAGTTGCGAACCGTGCCCACGATTCGCGAATGACCGTCACCGACGATCGTAGCGACGTCGGTGATCGCAGCCCAACCGTTCTGCCCGACGATTTGGTACGACTGGTAGCCCCCGGGCGTTCCATCCGGCTCGACCTGTGCCACGAACAACTGTTGTACGCCCGCCGCTGGAATCGAGAACTCGCCGACGCCGATGACCCCTCCCTGCTGCGTGCGGACGACAGCCCGGATTGAGGCATTCGCGGTCGGCGGCAGGTTGTGATACGCGACCACCCACTGCTTGTTACCCTCCGCGCCAACCTTGCCCAGCCATGGCTCGTAGCCGATGAAGGGCTGGCTGTAGAACGTCCCGCCGACGAGGAAACTGCCGTCCAACGGATCGACCGCGAGCGCTACTCCTTGCGCGTAGGTCCCGGGTGTCCCGTCAGCATTTGTAATCAGGAACTCTTGCCCCCAACGGAATACCCCCTTGGCGTCCAGCTTGATGATCTTGGGAACAATCCGGCTAGGATCCGTGCTCATCGGCGAGTCACCGAAGAGGACGAATCCCCCATCGCGAGTCTGGCGCACCACGCGCCAGATATTGCGACCGTAAGAGTGCGCCCACAGCACCTTGCCGTTGGGAGCGAGCCTGGTGAGGATGGTGGTGGAGGTGGGCTGAAAGCCTGAGAATCCAAGCAAGGCGTAGCCGCCGTCCTCTGTCGGGCAGATCGAGATGGCGAAATCCCAGAGATCGACGGTATTGTAGATTCGATTGAACGGCTGGGCCGCAGCGTTTCCGATCGCAAGCAAAAGACAGGCGGCGAGCGTCTTGCGCATGACAGCTCCCTCTCTTTATGCTCTCGTCACCCCATCACTGGTTTGGCGCGAGTCGCTCCAGCGCGGCGGCAAATGCATCAAACGGCTGAGCCCCGCTGAGAACTGCGATGTTCGTGAGTTGATCGCCCTCAACCCGGCCCAGGAGGAAGTGTGGGGTGCCCGCGACGCCAGCCCTTTCCGCCACGGTCACGTCCTCCTTCAGGCGCGAGCTTGCTTCCGGCGACCCAATACACTCAAGGAGTGCGGCCGAATCGAGGCCCACGGATCTTGCGATTTCGCGGTACGCGTCTGCCGCAAGCTCAGTTTGGTGATCGAAAAGGGCGGAATAAACCGGCCAGAACAGGTCCTTCCTCCAGGCGCACACTGCGACGAGTGCCGCCTGCCGCGCCTCGGGATGCACTCCCTCCAGGGGGAAGTTCCGGAACCAATATCTGGCCTTTCCACTGTCGATGAAAGTGGTCTTGATGCGGGAAAACGTGTCGTTGTGGAACCGCTTGCAGTAGGGGCATTGAAAGTCCGCGAACTCAACGATGCCGAGTCTGGCTTCGGGCTTTCCCAGGACGGGCGCGTCCCCTAACGAAACTCGAGCGGGCGCTGGCGGCGCCGGGGGCGTGCGGAGGCTCCTGACATCAGCCCTAAGCGCCCTCAGCTCCTTGATGATCTCCTGGAGCTGTCGGACGATCTCGTCCGTAGCCACTGCTGGTGGCGTTGAACGCTCGGTCGCTTCCTGACCAACAACCGGCAGGGCCGGAAGGACAGTCAACAGCAAGCCGGTAGCTACTAAAAGGGACCGCGTAACTGACATCGCCATTTCCCCCTATCCTGTGGCGTTCGCCGAGAGCCTGGCCCCCGTTGGATCGGTACCATCGCTTCTGCAGAGATCCCGTTCCGATCGCCTTTCACGGAAGACGGTCGAGCCTGTCGGATCAGTCGGACATAGCCGCTAGTCCCTGCCCTCTGAACCGGTCGACGCCAAGAGAGTCGGCCTCACGGGGCCTCAACTGCTCAGCTCGCGCACGAGTTGCTCGACCTTCGCGCGCTCTCTCGGGTCGATCTCGAGGCGAAGTGCCTCGCGGAAAGCGCGGAGAGCGTTGGGGCGGTCGTCGAGCTGAAAGAGGTAGACGGCACCGAGAGTCTTCCAGACATCGCCGCGAGCGGCGGAGAGGCGCAGGAGCACCTCGTACAGTTGCGCCGACTCGCGGTAACGGCCCAGCTGGTAGGCGGCTCGAGCGGCGTTCTCAAGAGGCAACGGGTCCGCAGGGTTGCGTCGTGCCGACTCGCGAAAGCTCGCCAGGCCATCCGCAACCCTGCCGCTCTCGGCGAGTGCCACGCCGCGTTCTAGCAGTACCGCTGGCGCGTGACAACCAGCCGCAAGCGCCTCATCCAGCACTTGCAGGGCCCCGGCGCGGTCGCCCCCGTCGCGCAGCAGGCGCGCCAGATTCGAGGCGGCCACCGGCTGCGTCGGATCGAGTGACAGAGCGCGGCGGTACTCCTGCATCGCCTCGTCCTTCCGCCCCAGCCTTAGCAGGGCGCCTGCGATGTTCGCCACCGGCACCGCGGACAACTGGTGCTCCTGCGCCGCGCGGCGAAAGGCGGCCAGTGCGGCCTCGTGCCGGCCGGCATCGCGCAAGCATTCGCCGGCGAGCGAAAGGGCAGGAAAATTGTGCGGGTCGCCTTGCACGATGGCTTCCAGCTGGGGCAATACCTCCGGACACTTACCCTCCTGCACCCGTTGAACCGCCCGGTGGAGCTCCTGTGCAACTGCCGTCATGGAGCGCGGGTCGGGTAGCTTCTCTCTGACCCGGCTGCCACCCCCAGCCTCCAAGTAACCGAGACTCGCGAGATGCTCGCGCTGCTCGGCAGAAAGCACCATATCTGGCCGCACGTCGGGCTCGAGGCTTTCGCCCATTCCGGCGAGCATAAGGTCCAGGCGCTGCTTCCACCGCGCTGCTTCCACCGGCAGTGCGTTTACGACATCAAACGCCTCGCCTGGATCCTCCGCGCGCCGGTACAGGCTGTCGTGTGGGCCACGAATGTAGAAGAAGCGACCGTCAGAGAGCGCCCGAAGCGGATACCATTTGTAAGCGAAGAAGGGCAGGAAACTCTCCGTGTAGCTCGGCCTATCGCACCCCGATCCTGCCGGCAGGGGTGACAACGTGGCACCGTCGAGGTCCGTGGGCAAAGCGAGACCGGCCCAGCTAAGGAGCGTCGGCGTGACGTCCGCTGTGCGAACCAGGCAGTCCACCACACGCCCGCTTGGCACATCCGGTCCGGCGAGGAGGAGGGGTACCTCGCGTGCGCCACGATATGGCAACAGTCCGTGGGTCAATTCGCCGTGCTCGCCGAGCATCTCGCCATGGTCGCCCACGACCGCCACATCGACGTCGCTCGAAAGCTTGCCCAGCAGAGCTCCAAGCTGCTCGTCAACATAAGCAATTTCACCGTCGTAGAGCCGATGCGGACCGCTGATCGAGTCGGCGAAGCGAGTAGGCGGGCGATACTCCTCGTGCGCGTCAAAGTAGTGCACCCAGACGAAGAACGGAGGCCGTAGCTGGGCGAGCACAGCAAGCGCGGCCGCCGTGGTGGCCTCGGCCTGGCGTTCGCTCACGTCCGTAGATGCGGCGTAACCGGTGCCGAGGTCGTCGTCGTAGATGCGGAACCCACGGTCGAGACCGTGGCGACGGGCGAGGACTATCGCTGAGACAACTGCCGCGGTGTCGTAGCCCGCGGCGCGCAGCCGTGAGGCCACGGTCTCCACTCGGGCGGGCAGCGCAAACGTACCGTTGTCGCGCACACCATGGCGGGGCGGGTATAGACCCGTCAAGATGGTAGCGTGGCTGGGTAGGGTTATCGGTGCCGCAGTGTCGCAATGCGAGAAGCGAACTCCGCGGCGGGCGAGTGCGTCGAGGTTGGGGGTGCGGGCGTACGGCCAGCCGTAGCAGCCAAGGTGATCGGCGCGGGTCGTGTCGAGTGTGATCAACACCAGGCTGCGACCAGCCGCTGGCGACGGCATGGCCCACCCAGCGACTGCGGCCAGGAAAAGCAGGGCGGACAGCGGGCAATTCGCTCGTGACATCCTGGTGCGTGTGGGCAGTGCGGTATCCGCCCCCTTCACCATATGCTCTGAACCCGTCTCAATTCTGACCGTTTGTCAGTTGTCGATGCTAACCAACCTCCACTTCCTCTCGAGCGGAGACGTGGCAAGACCCTGTGACCAGAGCCGGCTCATGTTGCGCCAGCCAGGTAGTCCATCACTCCAGTCAGCGCCCCTTGATGCTTCCCTCTTTCCCCAGGTCAGCAGGGGCTAGTTCTGCACTGTCCCTACGACAGCCTGGAGAGCGAGCAGAAACTCCCGGTGAGCCTTCTCGAGCCCTGGGATGGACGCCATATTGCGCTCGATCGCCTCCGCGGCCTTCAGCAACTGCCCACGGTCCTTGTCCAGGGACGCCGCGGTCTCCTTGAAGCAGCCTCCCAGCTCACGGAGCAGACCTAAGTAGCCATCTCCTTTGCGCTGGGCGTAACCGCTGATGAACTCGCGCGACGCCTGAACGACGCGGTCGGAGCACTTCAACCCGTGAAGCCCGGGACGGGTCCGGTACAGTGCTTCCTGCCAGCGGACCATCTGGAGGATGTCGCCGGGGTCGCCTTCACCCTTCTGAAGCATGGTCGAAAAGGAGTCCAGCCGCTGGAGCAGGATGGCATGCTCGGACAAGGCCTGTTCTGGCTGGTTCTTGGCGACAGCGTCGGAGAGATCCTTGAGCGTCTTCAAGGCGCCGAAGGCATCTCCCCCGCCCTTTGCCACGAACGGCTCGAGGATGGCGATGATCGGCTTCACGTGCTGCTTCATGAAACCGACGTACTGGGCCGGTGAGATTTCCTTCTGATGCAAGAGCTTCTCGGCCACCTCGGCCTCGGTCTTTGCAGCGTTGGCACCGAAGGCCGCGGCCAGCCGGTTGAAGACCTGGACGTGGTTGCTCAGGACATCCTGGATGGCCACGCTGACGGAAACCGGCTGCGCCAAGATGGTGAAGGCGTTCATCGGATGCCCATGTTCCAGCTCGAGGAAGTGGATTGGGACCGCGTCGGCGGTTGATACCTGGTATTTGACGGCGATCCAGCGGTTTTCTCCGGGCTGCACGTTCTCGAGCGTAATTGTGCCGCCGGGCCGGAATTCCACTGTCTTGCCCCCCACGATCTCGATCTGCGCCCCCTGCAACTGGTCCTTCGCGGGCGAGTCATAGTTCAGAACGATGTTCCGTGGGAAGAAGGCGGCGTTGTGAAGGAGCGCGAAGTGGATGCCGGTGAAGTGCGCCACGTTGTGGCTGACGTTCAGGTTCCGTTGCGCCTTGTTGTTGTCCAAGATAATGAGGGACTGCCCGTCCGAGGCGCCCGGGCTTTGCCCGTTCAGGCTCGGCGACTTGTAGGGGTCGTCGGGTGTCGAGATCTGGACCGCGATGCAGGCGTGGGTAGAGGCGGTGGCAGGCTGATTCCAGTAGGAACTCTGCACCAGGCTTTGGTCGGCCGCCGCGAAATTCAGCGTGGCCGTGCCCACCGACGCGAAGTTGCTGCCCGCGCCGAAAGGCGACACCAGGAACTCCGCGGTGACGGTTGCGGTCGATCCGGTTGCGTTGCGGCTGACGCGGACGAAGCCGTAGTTGTCACCCAACGTTCCGGCGCCCGCAAACATGTTGTCCGTGGGGTACCAGTCGTTCACTGGAGTGCCGGGGGTGTTGCTACCGCGGTTCCACACGTCACTGCTGTAAGCCCAGTTGGTGGTGTAGTTTGTGGATGGTTCTTGCCCGAGGTCGTGACTGAGGGCCGTGTCGGTCCAGTCCCGCACATAGAAGTCCTTGTCGCCGGGCAGCTGAGTGACGGCGGTGGCGCAGCCGCTCATGGGGCTCACGCAGGAATCGTTGGCCGTCGCCGCCTGGATGCGGTAGTAGTAGGTCGCCCCGTGGACCACCCCGTTGTCGGTATAGGTCAGCGTCGGCGCAGTCACGGTGGCGATTCTCGTGAAGCCCGCGCTGCAGCTCGTCTCGTTACGGAAGACGAAATAACGCGTGGCATTGAGGCCGCCCGTGGTCCAGTTCAACGTGACCTGCTGGTTGTTAGCGGCGGCCGTGAGGGTTGGAGTAGTCAGGGAGGGGCACGAGGTCTGGTTCTGGTTAGCGGGGTCACCAGCCAGACCGCACGCGATGCCGTGGCGGTTGAGGGCCGCGAAAATCGCTGCCGCGTGCGGTGTGCCGTTCGCCGGACCGTCACCGTCATCGTCGATCGCGCGCAGGACCGTGTACAGGCTGCCAGCGCCACATCCGTTGGAGGTCTTGGTCGTGGTACCCGTGCACGTGTACATATTCGTGGACTGGGGCATGCCAGTATAGAAAAGCCGGTCCTCGAGCTGCCATGCGCTGACGATGTCCAGGTTGGTTGGGGCGGCTACCAGGTCCCGGTTCACGAGGTCCCAGAGGGCTTGGGTGGGGATGCCCGATTCACAGTGGTCTTCCCAACCGCAGGGGCCGTTGTACGGCCCAGGTGCGCAGGTATACCCGGGGTTCACTTGCCCGTTGTTCTGGGGTGTCCACGCCGTCGGATGGGTGTGCTGAGCCCAGTCGGCATCCCTGACGCCCGTGCAAGCTGTGCATGCATCTCCGTAGCCCCCGCAGTTGCTGCCCCCAAGGAAGCCGCTGCCAGTGCAAGACTGGTGGGTCTGCAAAATGGCCGTCCAGTCGGCGCGCGACTCAATGGGCTTGTTGTCTGTCCCCGCTCCGGAACCATCGTTCGAATCCATGCCGTGTCCCCACTCGTGCATCGAGACGCCCGGGAGTTCACCTGTGTTGTTGCAGCCACCAAAGGCCTGGTAGAAGTTGAGCTTGGTGCCATCCCAGAAGGCGTTGCACGTGCCGGTTAAGTTCACGACATCCGTAAGTTGGGCCTGAAGCCATGCGTTGGTCGGTAGGTAGCTGAAGCCCTTCATCTTGATCTGAGTGACGTTCCAGTCTTGAGTGCGCGCGGAGTGGGTGTTTCCAGCCCCGCCCACGCCGGGCGTCGTGCAGTCCGTCCCAACACCCGCCTGGTTGGCAAAATCAATGAGACCGATTGGGTTCCCCGCGCGCGAGATGGCTCCGCAGTTGTCGGTAATCTTCACGCCGCCAGCAACCCCAACCCCGGGGCAGCCGGTCATGGTGGACGTTCCGCCGACTCCGGGGAAATTGCCCGATGTGTCGGTGCAGATCGCTGCACCGTAGTCGGTGTCGGCGAAGGGCTCGGTGACCTCGGTCTGAGGCTTGTCGGTTTTGTAGACTCCTCCCTGAATGTGCCCGTACGCGTTGGTGTCGATGAAACGGACGAGGTCGCCCGTGTTCGCATTCACGAGCGCCTCCCAGCTTCCTAATACTCCCGGCCGCTGAAACGCGAACTTGTAGACGAGCATGTACCCGATCATCTTACCGAAGGGCACCTTGGGCGCGTCCGGGTCGAGCCCCGGGGGCGTAATGGGAATAATCCCTAGGGAACCTTGGTCGAGCCATTTGTCCCTGTCCATGCCGCCGACATAGGACTCCAACCTCGCCTTCGCTCGATCGAGGGGAAGAGTGGGCTTTGGGTCCAGTTTGATGTCCCCAATGTTCGTCACTCCCACCTGAATGAGGTTGCCGTTGTTGATCGCGAGGAAGACCGACCCCCCTTCCACGGGCACCCCGCCGTGGGCCCACTGGAAGCGCACGAAGTAGACGGAGTTGCCGACCGGCACCGTACCTACAGGGTCCAGAACAAGCTCCTCCGGGTTCACCTGCAAAGCAACCCGATTGCGCACCAGGAACTCCCTGGCCAAGGATTCCATCTTGGCTCTAGGTATGCAGGAGGGACGATCGCAGTCCGCCCCGAAATCCTGCCACCGCAGCTTGTTCGCTGGGCCGGGGATGAACGGGATGGCACCGCCCTCGACGAGGTTCGCCCGACCGGTCCGCTCGTCAATCAGGAAGCGCCAAGACGAGCCGTACTCAGACTGGAAGCGCTTGATATCAGCGCGGTACGCGAGAGGCTCTTTGACCGCCTCCGCGTAGGTCAGCGTCCGCGAGACGCGCAGCTCCCGCTTTGCCATGACAAGCTTGTCCAGGGGTGAGGGGGCCTTTTTCACCACCTGCGCCAGTGCGGGCACAGCTAGGACGGCCAAGACCAGGCCCAGGACAACGCCCCGCGTGATTGGACCCTTGCGGCCGTTCATAGAGCTCATAAGTGAGCCTCCCCCTTCAATTCAGTA of the Vicinamibacteria bacterium genome contains:
- a CDS encoding thioredoxin domain-containing protein — protein: MLLTVLPALPVVGQEATERSTPPAVATDEIVRQLQEIIKELRALRADVRSLRTPPAPPAPARVSLGDAPVLGKPEARLGIVEFADFQCPYCKRFHNDTFSRIKTTFIDSGKARYWFRNFPLEGVHPEARQAALVAVCAWRKDLFWPVYSALFDHQTELAADAYREIARSVGLDSAALLECIGSPEASSRLKEDVTVAERAGVAGTPHFLLGRVEGDQLTNIAVLSGAQPFDAFAAALERLAPNQ
- a CDS encoding sulfatase-like hydrolase/transferase; translation: MVKGADTALPTRTRMSRANCPLSALLFLAAVAGWAMPSPAAGRSLVLITLDTTRADHLGCYGWPYARTPNLDALARRGVRFSHCDTAAPITLPSHATILTGLYPPRHGVRDNGTFALPARVETVASRLRAAGYDTAAVVSAIVLARRHGLDRGFRIYDDDLGTGYAASTDVSERQAEATTAAALAVLAQLRPPFFVWVHYFDAHEEYRPPTRFADSISGPHRLYDGEIAYVDEQLGALLGKLSSDVDVAVVGDHGEMLGEHGELTHGLLPYRGAREVPLLLAGPDVPSGRVVDCLVRTADVTPTLLSWAGLALPTDLDGATLSPLPAGSGCDRPSYTESFLPFFAYKWYPLRALSDGRFFYIRGPHDSLYRRAEDPGEAFDVVNALPVEAARWKQRLDLMLAGMGESLEPDVRPDMVLSAEQREHLASLGYLEAGGGSRVREKLPDPRSMTAVAQELHRAVQRVQEGKCPEVLPQLEAIVQGDPHNFPALSLAGECLRDAGRHEAALAAFRRAAQEHQLSAVPVANIAGALLRLGRKDEAMQEYRRALSLDPTQPVAASNLARLLRDGGDRAGALQVLDEALAAGCHAPAVLLERGVALAESGRVADGLASFRESARRNPADPLPLENAARAAYQLGRYRESAQLYEVLLRLSAARGDVWKTLGAVYLFQLDDRPNALRAFREALRLEIDPRERAKVEQLVRELSS